A stretch of the Lolium perenne isolate Kyuss_39 chromosome 3, Kyuss_2.0, whole genome shotgun sequence genome encodes the following:
- the LOC127345186 gene encoding uncharacterized protein isoform X1, with protein sequence MYSVFSRIFAVARSRLEVLIPSLVGGHNGSKRDARRRRRDERSRSSATSTPVSTPISMYSALSPGDYQTAALLAMSEGGNPGAMPVALSPLLPPPQLVVVALDATRDHREVEVRMALRALVARGDILRGGDSLVVLGVLHAITNPSEGQAPPLVGYQTKASNDSFAGTNARYLKDQVEKKAEDYRTKLLQDVEELRKVGISVTLKVSPGSPAKVVIIHEVNSSKAAWVVLDRHFRRDFKHLEKHIACKVAAFQDNLSVQTMKSIRTNLSSKSMGQANDLEHLVVSLDLSSKTLDTDKVRVSIKSSPVSYFASLSNHEMHYTPSVVGSSMQDFTPSMSIASITMIDETNGKFIEDNMIANNDSSERPVLCAGCGLRSVLYIKESMKYPFSEIQSATSDFSREKLVGEGGFGHVYKGQLKDGQVIAAKLRKEASSQGYTEFFSEVQVLSFARHRNIVMLLGYCCKESYNILVYEYICNKSLEWHLFDQEAGLLEWHKRHAIALGIAKGLRFLHEECRAGPIIHRDLRPSNVLLTHDFVPMLGDFGLAKWKAVNNSIHTRILGQSGYLAPEYAEYGIVSVRTDVYAFGIVLFQLISGRKVLEESEGQCAHILQWAEPLVESLALHDLIDERIADTYDTYGLYHLARAAYLCVRTNPEQRPSMGEVVRLIETENEHIRDLSRQFIPHFTK encoded by the exons ATGTACTCTGTGTTCTCGCGAATATTCGCGGTGGCGCGCAGCCGTCTCGAGGTACTAATACCCTCGCTGGTCGGCGGTCACAATGGCAGCAAGAGGGACGCTCGCCGCCGGCGCCGGGACGAGCGGAGCAGGAGCAGCGCCACCAGCACCCCCGTCAGCACGCCCATCTCGATGTACTCGGCCCTCAGCCCGGGGGACTACCAAACCGCGGCGCTCCTCGCCATGTCGGAGGGGGGCAACCCGGGCGCGATGCCGGTCGCCCTGTCGCCGCTTCTGCCGCCGCCGCAGCTCGTGGTGGTGGCGCTTGACGCGACCCGCGACCACCGGGAGGTCGAGGTCAGGATGGCGCTCAGAGCGCTGGTCGCCCGGGGCGACATTCTTCGCGGCGGCGACTCCCTCGTCGTACTCGGCGTGCTCCACGCTATCACCAATCCGAGTGAGGGCCAAGCTCCCCCTTTAG TGGGATACCAAACCAAAGCATCTAATGATTCTTTTGCCGGGACGAACGCACGGTACCTTAAAGATCAGGTTGAGAAGAAAGCTGAAGACTACAGAACCAAGCTCCTTCAGGATGTGGAGGAGCTCCGCAAAGTCGGG ATAAGTGTAACCCTTAAAGTATCTCCTGGATCACCAGCAAAGGTTGTCATTATCCATGAAGTCAATTCAAGTAAAGCTGCTTGGGTTGTACTGGATAG GCACTTCAGACGAGATTTCAAGCACCTAGAAAAACACATAGCCTGCAAGGTTGCAGCATTTCAGGATAACCTATCAGTGCAGACAATGAAGTCAATTAGAACAAATCTTTCAAGCAAAAGCATGGGTCAAGCGAATGACCTAGAACATTTAGTAGTGTCACTAGATCTGAGCTCCAAGACGCTAGATACTGACAAGGTTCGTGTGTCGATCAAGTCATCACCTGTAAGTTACTTTGCCTCTCTAAGCAATCATGAGATGCACTACACCCCCAGTGTGGTTGGTAGCAGCATGCAAGACTTCACACCGTCAATGAGCATCGCGTCAATCACGATGATTGATGAGACTAATG GAAAATTTATTGAAGATAATATGATCGCCAACAATGATTCATCGGAAAGACCAGTTCTATGTGCTGGTTGCGGGCTAAGATCAGTGCTTTACATCAAGGAATCCATGAAATATCCCTTCTCAGAGATTCAATCTGCAACATCTGACTTCTCAAGGGAGAAGTTGGTGGGCGAGGGCGGATTTGGGCATGTATATAAAGGACAGCTCAAGGATGGCCAGGTCATTGCAGCTAAATTGCGTAAAGAAGCTAGCTCACAGGGGTATACCGAGTTCTTCTCTGAAGTGCaagtgctcagctttgcccggcaCCGAAACATTGTCATGCTACTTGGGTATTGCTGCAAAGAAAGCTACAACATCTTGGTGTATGAGTATATATGCAACAAATCTCTGGAGTGGCATTTGTTTG ACCAGGAGGCGGGCTTACTTGAGTGGCACAAGAGGCATGCTATTGCCCTTGGTATAGCAAAAGGGCTGCGCTTTCTGCATGAAGAGTGTCGCGCCGGTCCGATAATACATCGGGATTTGCGCCCAAGCAACGTACTTTTGACACATGACTTTGTTCCTATG CTTGGCGACTTTGGTCTTGCAAAATGGAAGGCTGTCAATAATTCTATCCACACGAGGATTCTGGGGCAATCAGG GTACTTGGCACCGGAGTATGCTGAATATGGCATAGTTTCTGTCAGAACAGATGTTTATGCATTTGGAATCGTTCTTTTCCAGCTGATATCTGGTCGCAAGGTGCTCGAGGAAAGTGAAGGACAGTGTGCACACATATTACAATGG GCAGAGCCTTTGGTTGAGAGTCTGGCACTGCACGACCTCATCGATGAGCGCATTGCAGATACATACGACACATATGGGCTATATCATCTAGCCAGAGCAGCGTATCTTTGTGTGCGGACAAACCCGGAACAGAGGCCTTCAATGGGAGAGGTTGTTCGTCTTATCGAGACTGAGAATGAGCATATCAGGGACTTGTCCCGACAGTTCATTCCACATTTTACAAAGTGA
- the LOC127345186 gene encoding uncharacterized protein isoform X2, producing MYSVFSRIFAVARSRLEVLIPSLVGGHNGSKRDARRRRRDERSRSSATSTPVSTPISMYSALSPGDYQTAALLAMSEGGNPGAMPVALSPLLPPPQLVVVALDATRDHREVEVRMALRALVARGDILRGGDSLVVLGVLHAITNPMGYQTKASNDSFAGTNARYLKDQVEKKAEDYRTKLLQDVEELRKVGISVTLKVSPGSPAKVVIIHEVNSSKAAWVVLDRHFRRDFKHLEKHIACKVAAFQDNLSVQTMKSIRTNLSSKSMGQANDLEHLVVSLDLSSKTLDTDKVRVSIKSSPVSYFASLSNHEMHYTPSVVGSSMQDFTPSMSIASITMIDETNGKFIEDNMIANNDSSERPVLCAGCGLRSVLYIKESMKYPFSEIQSATSDFSREKLVGEGGFGHVYKGQLKDGQVIAAKLRKEASSQGYTEFFSEVQVLSFARHRNIVMLLGYCCKESYNILVYEYICNKSLEWHLFDQEAGLLEWHKRHAIALGIAKGLRFLHEECRAGPIIHRDLRPSNVLLTHDFVPMLGDFGLAKWKAVNNSIHTRILGQSGYLAPEYAEYGIVSVRTDVYAFGIVLFQLISGRKVLEESEGQCAHILQWAEPLVESLALHDLIDERIADTYDTYGLYHLARAAYLCVRTNPEQRPSMGEVVRLIETENEHIRDLSRQFIPHFTK from the exons ATGTACTCTGTGTTCTCGCGAATATTCGCGGTGGCGCGCAGCCGTCTCGAGGTACTAATACCCTCGCTGGTCGGCGGTCACAATGGCAGCAAGAGGGACGCTCGCCGCCGGCGCCGGGACGAGCGGAGCAGGAGCAGCGCCACCAGCACCCCCGTCAGCACGCCCATCTCGATGTACTCGGCCCTCAGCCCGGGGGACTACCAAACCGCGGCGCTCCTCGCCATGTCGGAGGGGGGCAACCCGGGCGCGATGCCGGTCGCCCTGTCGCCGCTTCTGCCGCCGCCGCAGCTCGTGGTGGTGGCGCTTGACGCGACCCGCGACCACCGGGAGGTCGAGGTCAGGATGGCGCTCAGAGCGCTGGTCGCCCGGGGCGACATTCTTCGCGGCGGCGACTCCCTCGTCGTACTCGGCGTGCTCCACGCTATCACCAATCCGA TGGGATACCAAACCAAAGCATCTAATGATTCTTTTGCCGGGACGAACGCACGGTACCTTAAAGATCAGGTTGAGAAGAAAGCTGAAGACTACAGAACCAAGCTCCTTCAGGATGTGGAGGAGCTCCGCAAAGTCGGG ATAAGTGTAACCCTTAAAGTATCTCCTGGATCACCAGCAAAGGTTGTCATTATCCATGAAGTCAATTCAAGTAAAGCTGCTTGGGTTGTACTGGATAG GCACTTCAGACGAGATTTCAAGCACCTAGAAAAACACATAGCCTGCAAGGTTGCAGCATTTCAGGATAACCTATCAGTGCAGACAATGAAGTCAATTAGAACAAATCTTTCAAGCAAAAGCATGGGTCAAGCGAATGACCTAGAACATTTAGTAGTGTCACTAGATCTGAGCTCCAAGACGCTAGATACTGACAAGGTTCGTGTGTCGATCAAGTCATCACCTGTAAGTTACTTTGCCTCTCTAAGCAATCATGAGATGCACTACACCCCCAGTGTGGTTGGTAGCAGCATGCAAGACTTCACACCGTCAATGAGCATCGCGTCAATCACGATGATTGATGAGACTAATG GAAAATTTATTGAAGATAATATGATCGCCAACAATGATTCATCGGAAAGACCAGTTCTATGTGCTGGTTGCGGGCTAAGATCAGTGCTTTACATCAAGGAATCCATGAAATATCCCTTCTCAGAGATTCAATCTGCAACATCTGACTTCTCAAGGGAGAAGTTGGTGGGCGAGGGCGGATTTGGGCATGTATATAAAGGACAGCTCAAGGATGGCCAGGTCATTGCAGCTAAATTGCGTAAAGAAGCTAGCTCACAGGGGTATACCGAGTTCTTCTCTGAAGTGCaagtgctcagctttgcccggcaCCGAAACATTGTCATGCTACTTGGGTATTGCTGCAAAGAAAGCTACAACATCTTGGTGTATGAGTATATATGCAACAAATCTCTGGAGTGGCATTTGTTTG ACCAGGAGGCGGGCTTACTTGAGTGGCACAAGAGGCATGCTATTGCCCTTGGTATAGCAAAAGGGCTGCGCTTTCTGCATGAAGAGTGTCGCGCCGGTCCGATAATACATCGGGATTTGCGCCCAAGCAACGTACTTTTGACACATGACTTTGTTCCTATG CTTGGCGACTTTGGTCTTGCAAAATGGAAGGCTGTCAATAATTCTATCCACACGAGGATTCTGGGGCAATCAGG GTACTTGGCACCGGAGTATGCTGAATATGGCATAGTTTCTGTCAGAACAGATGTTTATGCATTTGGAATCGTTCTTTTCCAGCTGATATCTGGTCGCAAGGTGCTCGAGGAAAGTGAAGGACAGTGTGCACACATATTACAATGG GCAGAGCCTTTGGTTGAGAGTCTGGCACTGCACGACCTCATCGATGAGCGCATTGCAGATACATACGACACATATGGGCTATATCATCTAGCCAGAGCAGCGTATCTTTGTGTGCGGACAAACCCGGAACAGAGGCCTTCAATGGGAGAGGTTGTTCGTCTTATCGAGACTGAGAATGAGCATATCAGGGACTTGTCCCGACAGTTCATTCCACATTTTACAAAGTGA
- the LOC127338799 gene encoding uncharacterized protein codes for MAKLEGGSVDETMGEWHGRGVGTRPFDALTVAGLRIDAIEPGRALFSFTVPPRLTNTRKHMHGGAVASLVDLVGSAVIFAGGSPTTGVSLEITVSYLNAMRANEEIEIEAKVLSIGKTTGCVTVEVRRKSTREVLAHGRHTKYLATIASKL; via the exons ATGGCGAAGCTGGAAGGCGGCAGCGTCGACGAGACGATGGGGGAGTGGCACGGGCGGGGCGTCGGCACCAGGCCGTTCGAcgccctcaccgtcgccggccTCCGCATCGACGCCATCGAGCCCGGCCGCGCCCTCTTCTCCTTCACCGTCCCTCCTCGCCTCACG AACACACGGAAGCACATGCATGGAGGCGCAGTGGCATCCCTGGTAGACCTGGTGGGGTCGGCGGTGATCTTCGCCGGCGGATCACCGACGACAGGGGTCTCCCTGGAAATCACCGTCTCCTACCTCAACGCCATGCGTGCAAAT GAGGAAATCGAGATCGAGGCGAAGGTGCTAAGCATCGGAAAGACAACAGGATGTGTGACAGTGGAGGTGAGGAGGAAGTCCACCAGAGAGGTGCTCGCGCACGGACGGCACACCAAGTATCTCGCCACGATCGCTAGTAAATTGTGA